In Populus nigra chromosome 1, ddPopNigr1.1, whole genome shotgun sequence, one genomic interval encodes:
- the LOC133671869 gene encoding uncharacterized protein LOC133671869, with the protein MGMNSYIFLLILTFLLKPGNASIHVYNQESFNEVGNSYLLSGGSEGISSSSHSRSFVRFDNITFRRPKSAAKSRGLIQVVLFEAADRNNIGGSAYGGQRSICCTSDLSKLQGCKQGEVIRIPSANDLNWPIILKLHFSRNSLLTSMKNHEEISISKTGMYNLFFIACDPKLKGVVMSGKTVWKNSDGYLPGRMAPLMRFYVFMSVVYFLLAAIWFTQYIRFRKDILQLQHCISAFVGLGFFQMILWYFEYANFNSTGMRPVVLTTWVVTVGAVRKTIARLLVLCVSMGYGVVRPTLGGLTSKVLLLGITYFLASELLDITEYVGTINDLSGRARLFLVLPDALLDAFLILWIFTALSKTLEQLQVKRSAVKLDIYRKFSNALAAVVFASVAWIAYELYFKATDPFSERWQSAWIITAFWDILAFALLCVICYLWAPSQSSQRYAYSEELGEEFDEEEAQSLTREKPDGDISLVEKKEKSVGGTRVFDEDDGEVEEDKRE; encoded by the exons ATGGGCATGAATTCTTACATTTTCCTTTTGATTCTTACATTTTTACTAAAACCCGGCAATGCCTCTATTCATGTCTACAACCAAGAATCCTTCAATGAAGTAGggaattcttatcttctttctGGTGGCAGCGAGGGCATTTCCTCCTCCTCCCATTCCCGCTCTTTCGTCcg GTTTGATAATATCACTTTCCGGAGGCCGAAATCGGCAGCAAAAAGCAGAGGATTGATACAAGTTGTGCTTTTTGAGGCAGCTGATCGGAATAACATTGGCGGGTCTGCTTATGGTGGACAAAGATCGATATGTTGCACCTCTGATCTTTCTAAGCTTCAAGGCTGTAAGCAAGGTGAGGTTATTAGGATACCTTCTGCCAATGATTTAAACTGGCCCATCATTCTAAAGCTACATTTCAGTCGCAATTCTTTGTTGACAAGCATGAAAAATCATGAGGAGATTAGCATATCAAAGACTGGAATGTATAACTTGTTCTTTATTGCTTGTGATCCAAAACTTAAAGGAGTGGTGATGAGTGGAAAGACTGTTTGGAAGAATTCTGATGGTTATTTGCCTGGTAGGATGGCACCTTTGATGAGGTTTTACGTGTTTATGTCGGTTGTGTATTTCTTGCTTGCTGCTATTTGGTTCACCCAGTACATTAGGTTTCGGAAAGATATACTGCAACTTCAACATTGTATCTCGGCGTTTGTTGGTTTAGGATTTTTTCAGATGATTCTTTGGTATTTTGAGTATGCTAATTTTAACAGCACTGGAATGAGGCCAGTTGTGCTTACTACTTGGGTTGTCACTGTTGGAGCTGTAAGAAAAACTATTGCCCGCCTTCTTGTACTCTGTGTTTCTATGGGGTATGGTGTTGTGAGGCCTACTCTTGGTGGTCTTACCTCCAAGGTGCTTCTTCTTGGAATTACTTATTTTTTGGCATCCGAGTTGCTTGATATTACCGAGTATGTGGGGACTATTAATGACCTATCAGGAAGAGCAAGACTGTTTTTAGTTCTTCCTGATGCCTTGCTCGATGCATTTTTAATATTGTGGATTTTTACAGCTCTTTCAAAAACATTAGAACAGTTACAG GTGAAAAGGAGTGCTGTTAAGTTGGATATCTATAGGAAGTTCTCAAATGCATTGGCTGCTGTTGTGTTTGCTTCTGTTGCTTGGATAGCATATGAG CTTTACTTCAAAGCAACAGACCCATTCAGTGAGCGGTGGCAGAGTGCTTGGATCATCACTGCTTTCTGGGACATTCTTGCATTTGCATTGCTATGCGTTATCTGCTATCTCTGGGCTCCTTCTCAAAGCTCCCAAAG GTATGCCTACTCTGAAGAATTAGGAGAAGAATTTGACGAGGAAGAAGCTCAATCTCTTACCCGGGAAAAGCCAGATGGCGACATCAGTTtagttgaaaagaaagaaaagagtgtTGGAGGCACTCGTGtttttgatgaagatgatggcGAGGTTGAAGAGGACAAGAGAGAGTGA
- the LOC133702690 gene encoding basic blue protein-like, with translation MVQGRGSAMVATVAVMLCMLLLHFDMAHAATYTVGGPGGWTFNVSGWPKGKSFKAGDILVFNYSTAAHNVVAVNKAGYSSCTSPRGAKVYTSGKDQIKLVKGQNFFICSFAGHCQSGMKIAVNAA, from the exons ATGGTTCAGGGAAGAGGCAGTGCGATGGTGGCGACAGTCGCGGTTATGCTGTGCATGCTGCTGCTCCATTTTGATATGGCTCACGCAGCAACCTACACTGTTGGAGGCCCTGGTGGCTGGACCTTCAATGTTTCTGGCTGGCCTAAAGGAAAGAGTTTTAAAGCTGGTGATATACTTG TATTCAATTACAGCACTGCAGCCCACAATGTTGTTGCTGTGAACAAGGCTGGTTACAGTTCATGCACGAGCCCTAGAGGTGCCAAGGTTTACACATCTGGAAAGGATCAGATCAAGCTCGTGAAGGGACAAAATTTCTTCATCTGTAGCTTTGCTGGACACTGTCAGTCTGGAATGAAAATAGCTGTTAATGCTGCGTGA